TCGGCGAGAATTGACTGGACTTGTATGTATGTCCGAGATTGGCTAACGCGGTTGTCTAGATTGAAGCCTATTACAATGTCACAtacaccgtcgtcgccctgctcTTTCTATCCCCCTTTGTCGGCTACCTGATGGCAGCCCTCTCGAACAACCTTATCCACCACAAGCTCGGCCAACGGGGCGTCGCCGTTCTGGGTCCCGTCAGCCGTATAATCGGATATATTCCTCTCGCCTTGCACCCTCCGTACCCGGCACTCCCCGTAGTTCTGCTTTTTGCCGGGTTCGGcaacggcctcgaggacaGCGCCTGGAACGCCTGGGTAGGTAACATGCAGAACGCCAACGAGCTGCTCGGGATCCTCCACGGCGCCTACGGTCTAGGCGCCACCATCGGTCCTCTTATCGCATCGGCCATGGTGGCCAGGGGCCAGAAGCTGCCGTGGTATACGTTTTACTATGTAATGATCGGCGTGACGGTGGTTGATTTTTTCGTTGCCATCACGGCTTTCTGGAAAGCCACCGGCAAAGTCCACCGGGAGACTCACCAGTCTTCGACAGGCGATGAgagaacgacgacgaggacggtgtTGAAAGAACCCGTCACCTGGCTCCTGGCTGTTTTCCTACTGGGTTATGTCGGAGCTGAGGTCAGCCTGGGTGGTTGGATCGTCACATTTATGCTTCGTGTGCGGCATGCCGAGCCTTTTCTGGCCGGTGTCACAGTGGTCTTGTTTTGGTAAGACCGACCTCCCGTCTAAAACCCAAACCAAAACTCCCCAGTGATCTTGTGATTTTGGCCCGTCTCTGTGCTGACATCTCTTGCTTCAGGCTGGGACTCACGATAGGCCGAGTGTTGCTGGGATTCATCACGGGGCGGATTGGAGAGAAgcgcgccatcgccatctACTTGCTCGTCTCCATCGCGCTCGAGCTATTCTACTGGCTGGTTCCGAACTTCGTTGCCTCCGTCATATTTGTCGCCCTTCTTGGGTTTTTCCTCGGACCCCTATTTCCTGCTGCGATCGTCGCCGCGACCAAACTGCTTCCCAACGACTACCACGTCAGCGCGATTGGCTTTGCCGCCGCTtttggcggtggcggtgctGCCATTTTCCCGTTCGCCATCGGGGCCATTGCGCAGAAGAAAGGCGTCCAGGTTTTGCAGCCCATCATCCTGGCCATACTGGTGTTCATCCTCCTGCTGTGGCTCTGTCTTCCTGGAGGCATGCGGCGAGGCGGGCTCGAGAGGGCGAGAGAAAACAAAGAAGGCCTGGGCATCGATGTCAAGAACGTCTTCAGGTGGATAGGCCGACGGCCCAGAAAGTCACCTTGAACTGTGGGAAGTCCAGTGAACGTACACATGTCTAGAATGGTATATGTGGCATTGCTCGGGTATTTCAGTGCTCTATAAACTCTTTGTGGATTGTAGCAACTCGTCCGCCAAGCGTCGAATATAGAACTCCCTGGCGTCTAGGGGGAGCTTACTGAAACTGCTTCCGATGCGGGCAATGTCCTGGCGTGCCTTCTCGTAAGCGGCCAGGTCGCGGTTTCCATACACGTCTCTTCCCACGGAATACCCTTTCTCCAGGTTACGGAAGAAGATGTTGACAGCGACGCTCATGTCGGACGTGGGAGTGGCGGTGTGGAGCCAGAGAGGCGGGAGGAAAAGAATGTCGCCAGGTTGGACAGCGGCCTCGTGGGGGTGGACGCCTCGCAGAGAGCCTGCGTCGAGTGATGAGAAGACGTCGACGCTAGAACTGGATGCACCTGGGGCGAAGGCGAAATGAGATACGTCTGAGGGAGGGAACAGGATGAGACGTTTGGAGCCGACGACTTGGGCGTAGACATTCGCCATAACCTAGGAAGAAAGTTCAGGTCAGAAAACCACGGTGCTGGATCCATGTCCGTCTGTTGGGGATTGGGACTGTATCGCTCAACTTACGTCGTAGTGCAACCACATGTTCACCGGGCCGGAGATGCGCAGCACAGAGCTGAATGCGTTTTGGTCTACGAAACCGAGCTGGGGTGGCAAGGCAAAATCCTTCGCCAACGACGGGTAGTCAGCGGCGAGCTGGGTGGGGAGGTTCGATGGTTCGTCCTTGGAGAGCGCCCTCAGGTACAGTCGCTTTCCCTCCTGAGCTTCCCGAACAAAGTCCCCAAAGTCTTTAGTAACGTAGCGAAAATTCTTGGCGTTGAAGTCCATCTTCTCGGTGGCGGACTCGTGTACAGAGACCTGATGAAGTTGGTCAGCTTGTCCACCAAACAAGGCACTCTAGAGGGCTTCTACCTTGCGTTCAGGGCCTACGTTGTTGACTAGGTAGTCAGCAGACCAGATAGATTTGCAGGGCCCAATGTCCGATCCTTCAATAACGACAGGTTTGCCAGCTTCGAGGATCTTAAGGAATTCCTCTGCCGTCTCGACTTGGACACGCGGGATGGTCCGCATCTCGACTGGGGCCAATGATTGGACAACAGCCTCTTTGTCGCCCGTAGTGACCTCCACCGTCTCCAGGTACTTCACGGTCTCGGGCTGCGACAAAGGAAGTGCTATATCGCTCTGGCGCACAGTTCGCCCATCATCGAAGCGGAAACTATAGCTTCCTGCCGTCCAGCATGTCCCCATCGAGAAGCACGtcgcaccgccgccgacgatggcgaggtTTCCGTTTCCGTAGGGTACGACGGAGGAACCAACAATAAACGGACGTATGATTGTGGATCCGTCTGTGCCGTCGACCCGGGTAACCACATCCACCTCGCctcccgccgtcgtcttgaGAACAAGAATATCGTATGCCGACGGCAGCTGCAGGTCTTTGATCACTCCGCCAAACAGGAGGACGTATCCGTTGGACTGAACGGCAATAGAACCAAACCTCGACAAGATGCTAGGCGTCTGATCATCTCGAGACGTCTGTTGTGCAAATGACAGCGAAGGCTGTTTGGATATGTAAGCAGGCGCACGCGCATGAAGTCATTTGGCACTTGTGTCGGTCTTACCTCTGCATCAGACAGATCCAACGTCCATGTGTAGACAGTCTGATTGATTATGCCATCCTCGAGATTACCTCCCATGAGAAAGCCCACAAAATTGCGAGGTCCGTGACTGCCTGTGTAGACAAAGGTGGCGCCATACAGCGAAGGCGGCGCAGATTGTGTTCTACACTTGACCCATCCTTTGGTGGGATCGAAGAGGAAATACTCAGCCGACGCCTGAAAGTGGTTGGTCTTTCCACCAGCAAGCAGGGCGAGAGACGACGAGCCCAGCCGTGTCACAGAGTGTCTGAAAACAGGACACGGGAGGTCCTGCACTCGTTCCCAGGTATTGAATACCTTTTTGAAAAGCCAACAATCATTGAAAGCGGTGGATGGCGATGCACGACCACCTGCCAAAAGAACACCGATGCTGCCCAGGTCTGTGAGGGTATGACAGACTCGGCTCGATGGCCCCTCTCTGGATGAGCTAGGTGCGACAGGTTGGTCGGAGATCTGATACACGTCCTCGGAGCTGGGTCGACCATTCGGGCCTTGTCCGAAGCTGTGCGATATGAATTTCTGGCCGTCCGGGGCTTCGACAAGCATGGCAGCGCCGAAGCGTCGGTGCCCTCGGCCGGCCTCGTAGCCACTTGTGCTCATGGGAGTTCGGCATGACTGAACGTCGAGTTCTCCCAGAGACCTGGAGACACGCCCCTTGATTTCGGGGTGTGGAGTGGAGGCAACTATGACAAAATAGTGGCTGGCAAAGAGGGCAAACTCCTCCCACTCGTCGAAAGCCTCAACAGTATCGAGGGCCCTTCTCTCGGCAGCCGTCATAAACAGGTCATCGGACCATGTTTCCCAGAGTGTCCAGCTCTCTGTTGACGGCCACCCAAGGGACTCAAAACGCTTCTTCTGGCTGGCTATAGTAGGATAGCGGTGGACCGACTTTAGCTGTGTGTTTAGCTTGTTGAAATGCTTCAGCATCGTGTGAGCGAACGGGTGGTCAGGCCCATCCGGCAGGATTTGCTCTAGCAGACAAAACTCGGCTGCATGCCTCGTTAGATTATCAGTTATCCCATGAGAAGGCTGAGTGTGACTCTTTACCATGTCTCAAAGTACTTGCCCAGCCGATGACTCCATCGGCACCTTTTGTGTCCATGTAAGTGATGGACACTTCGGCCACGAAGAGAAATTCTGTATTGGGCACGTCGAACAAGGTATCCAGGCAGGTTTGCAGGGTCGCTAGCTGCCGGAGATCACATCCCACCTGGCAGTATTTCTGACTCTTGAGGACGATGGGAGAATCATGGCTAACTTCCCAGGTCTCTAGGAGGCCTTGGAGCTCAGGGGTCTCCAGGACGATCTGGCGCTTCTTCTGGATGAGATCCGGATAatcgacgtcgacgaacGTAACGCCTTGGCACGATTCGGGGTAGCGAACCTCGCATTGCCAGGGTAGAACGTCACTAATGGGTGGCATCATGTCAGTGACACCATGGATAGATGCACAGTAATATCTAGAGTGCAAGGCCTCACCTTCCGCACCCAAGATTGACGATGACCTTCTTCCGGGGAGAAGGCTTCTGGAGGAAGCGGCGCACAAGGGTATCGATGACTTTAAGGCGCAAATGGTAGCCTCTGTTGATGAGCGGAGCCCTCCGCTGAAACTTTTTGACAAAGAAGCGGAAATAGTGCGGCTCGTCAGGGTAATAGAGACGTTCCTTGACGGTATGAGCACACCTTCTCAGTGAgctgggtaggtaggtgtgGATATATAACGTACGACACTTCTTTTCGAGACTATTGAGCTGCTGTTTGTCTAGGTAGTTGCAGAGGTGTGAGTCCATGCGTTATAAAATACATAGGCTTGTACGACTCCATGGTTGTCGGCTGAGGGGTGTCGATGTTCAACTCACAGCCATGATGAGGTCGTCCAAGGCCTGTGTGCCACGGGTCTTCTGagccgaggacgacatcTTGGGTGGTTTGGGACTCATGTCGTACCCAGTGCAAGTTCAGAAAGATAGGTAGGTCTAAGAGGGCAatgtatgtgtgtgtttgtgtatATGTGTGGGATGTGACGGACCAAGTCCCGAtagaggggagggggcggcaccaattttttctcttttccttatttttatttttattttttgcTGTCGAGGACAATTCTACAGCGAACACACAAGTCGGGTTTGCCAACTACGGAGTTCCAAGGTCTATCTTCCCCCCTGCCCATGCCTAAAGCCTAGGCAGGCCAGCTTCGCTCGTAGTTGGCTAAGGTACCCACGGAAAGCCGGCCACTGAATACCTTACTTGACCAGGCGATGCTTTATCATGCATGAAACGAATGTTTCTATTACCAAGGTATGTTGCGTTGTCTTGTGCCTGCATACTACTCTTACTGTCCTTGCTTTATCGATAAGACAacgagggaagggggaggtCATGTCGCCCAGTCATCTGCCGTGAGCTCCCGAACCTTCTGCTCCACTATAGCTGTGGCAAACGCACCAGCCACACGTGCCACGAACACCTACGTTATGTCGCGAGCGGACACATCAAGGCAGGTCTTGGGTACCTAGACGCCCTAGCACCACCGCCCTAAGACATTCTGctgtaggtacctacctatgtGCTTTGCCCTGCAGGCAGTGACAAGCAGGGCAAGCTCTGCTAGGACGGCTAGGACCATGGGATTAATAGcttccccgccgcccccacTGGATTGGAGCTGGGGCCGCCCGCCTTCCTAGGTCCATGGAAAGAGCTACGCCAACCAACCCCCGACCTCACCTTGCTCCGCCGCTacctcgccttctcctctcaaccgtcctcgtcgttgtcTTCGTTGTCTTGCGCTCCCGCTGCCTTGCGCCGTCCTGCTCCACTCCAACCGCGTCCCCGTACGAGGCTAGATACGCTCCAGCGAGTTGTTGCACCTTATCGAGACCTTGGTCGCCTCTTACCAAACTCACAAGCAGCTGGAGCCCGTCAAGTGCCGAATACCCTCAGCGACTCGTTTCGAACCGACCAGCCGCTGCTCTTGCGAGAGTATTGATCTTCGATCAAAACCCCCACCGCCGTATCTCGCGCACGTCATCCTCTCCAATATCTGCTTCCGAACCCGCCTCTCGTCCTTTGGCCATACTTTCCGAAACCTACCTCGACCGTCCGGTTTGGTTTCCTCTGGTGCCCCGATACCCCTACTTTTTGCATTCGGCCTGTCCAGACGCATCGCGACAGGCAGACATTGCAGGAATTTCTGTCTGCGATACCTGCTCAGGTTCACCAGTTCTTGCTTCTTGTTCTGGCTCTCCTTTAGAGCCGGCGCTGCCCGGGCGACACGGAAATTTGCCGTTCAAAAACCGCCAGAGCACATACACGTAGCCAAGGTCACGGTCCGAGCAGCGCATCATGGCGAACACCGCCCTTAACTTCATTACCTTCAACCAGGATCACAGCTGTCTGGCCGTCGGTACGATTCTCTCCGCGCACAAGtgtttccttctcctcctgccctcggccgcggtTCTGAACTAACAGGCCGGCTTACTCTGCTCTACAATAGGTACATCCAAAGGCTTCCGGATCTACCACACCGATCCGTTCTCCAAAATCTTCAGCAGCGATGATGGAAACATTGCCATCATTGAGATGCTGTTCTCGACTTCTCTTGTTGCCTTGATCCTCTCGCCGCGACACTTGATTATCCAAAACACAAAGGTGAGCGCTCCTCTCGCCGTGTTGCCCGTATATAGGAGGTCCGAGCTGACACTGACGGTACCCAGAGGTCCTCGGTCATCTGCGAACTCACCTTCCCATCCGCCGTGCTTGCCGTGCGTCTGAACCGTAAACGCCTCGCTGTTGTCCTCGAGTCCGAGATTTACCTTTACGACATTTCCAACATGAGCCTCCTTTTTACGATCCCCACCTCTCCGAACCCGGGCGCCATCTGCGctctctcaccctcctcgGAGAACTGCTACATCGCATACCCCTTGCCGAAGCCACGTGAGGACTCAGGTGACAAGAGACCGGCTCATGCGCCCCCTCTGTCGACATACGTTGCGCCGACGTCTGGCGAGGTTCTGGTTTTCGATACGCTCACCTTGAAGGCTGTGAACGTCATTGAGGCCCATCGCTCGCCTCTCTGCTGCATCTGTCTCAATAGTGAAGGAACACTTCTAGCAACAGCGAGTGAGACTGGCACCATCATCCGTGTCTTCTCCGTTCCTGGGGGCCAAAAGCTGTACCAGTTCCGTCGGGGAACGTACCCTTCTACGATTTACAGCATGTCTTTCAACCTCAGCTCTACCCTTCTTTGcgtctcctcgacctctGATACAGTCCACATTTTCCGTCTCGGAGCTCCTCCGCCAGGAAACaactcggccgccgctgcctcAGAGTCGCCAGCGTCGCCTCGCCAGGATCGCTGGTCCAGGTCACGCAGTTATGACAGCGCCAACGAATCGCCGGTGGGCAGCGCGGCAGGGTCTCCGAGAAGCGATCTGGCCGAGCCCGCAGGGCCAAGCAACgggggtggtggcggtggcaCGCAGCAGATCAACAGGCGACAGAGTGGCTCTTTTAGCAGTATGCTCCGGCGCTCATCGCAGATAATGGGCCGTAGCGTGGCCGGCGTTGTTGGCTCGTATCTGCCACAGACCGTGACGGAGATGTGGGAACCCCTGCGGGACTTTGCCTACATCAAGATTCCAAAGCCGTCCAACTCGCCCACAGGACCGGTGCGgaccggcagcggcaacaTGAGCGGAGCGCAACTGCCTAGTGGACCATTGCGAAGCGTCGTGGCTatgagcagcagcagccctcAAGTAATGGTCGTCACGAGTGATGGCGGCTTCTATGTGTACAACATCGACATGGAGCACGGCGGGGAAGGCTATCTGGTCAAACAATTTTCGTGAGTCGCTTTCCCCATCCATACTAACGTATTCCATCGCTGGGAAGGTTAAGCAACTGACGCATATCTACGGCAGAGTCATTGATGGAGACGACAAATTGGACTCGTCGTCTTACGGAACGTAAAAGGGACTGCTTTCCTGCATGAACCATGACATCGACTGATGTGTTGTATTGGTTTACGGTCACAAGTCATGATTTCAAACCCATGTCGGAAGAGGGGGGTAGTTATGCATTAGGAGGCGTTTAGCCGCTGTTcgcttctttttttctcttgcACTCTCAAACGGTTTGGTTTGTTCttgaaagggggggaagggggggtttACAGCCACAACACACGTAATTCGGAGCTACTCATCAATGCTCAGCTCTTAATTTGATCAGATCCACGAGAATTTGTTCGGTGCAGTTCCACCGAATGGACGAAATCAAATAGTCACTTGATACGCAGGGGTATCAACGATGCCGCCAGGAGCATCAGTCAGAAAACAAGACAATGGGCAACACAGCAAACACCGGCAAGTAAGAATGAATTACTTGTGGCCATCGTATATGTATTATCAGAACCCGGTCCGGTATTCAGCATCGTCTCCCCAAGGGCCTCATCGTCTCTCACCACCAAGAGTATTGGTATCGTCATCAGTCATTGCCAGCAGCCACGTGGCTTTGCCCTTTTGAACCCTTGACTTTAACGATTGTGCAACATGAACAGCGGGAACCTGGAACTTTCCAAGTCCCTCCAAAATAACAGTAAAGAAGATGGAAACgagaggggaaaaaagaaaaccaaaTGTGACACAACCCATGCGCCTGTCCAGGACCCCTAAATCACCAGCCCAACGAGGGAGAGGGACGGTTCGGTAGCGCCATTCCATCGAGTCGTAAGTTCCGAGCAAGCCACGCCTTGTGAGATTCATTCCTCCAGGATACAAACAGGAGCGGCCGTCCGCCGAGGTGGGTTTCCAACCCAGGTCATCAGTCCACCGGGccacgatgatgatgacgcgTCACAGACACCACAGGTAACAACAGCCGGCATCATCACGATCTACGTGGATGAGTAAATGGTAAAAAATAGTCGAGGTGGATCAGAATGACAAAACATGGTCCTGTGTTATCCATCTGCTGTCATCATCTGGCGTACGGACGATTCATGAGGGCGATTTCTCGGGCGATTTCGCCCCATTCCAGCTCGCGCTTGACGCCTGTTGAACCATTCTTCTGCACTTGGTTGAGCTCTTCCCATTTGAGAAGTTCGTAAGCAAAGCGCAGATGAGGTTGGATTATAACGTTGAGCCTGCGGGCTCGGACGAAACAGTAAGCCCGAGGAAACGAAAGACCCCGCGACCGCATCACTTCGGCGATGCAAATGGTTGCGCTTCTTGACACGCCGACTCTGCAGTGCACTAATGTGGCTGTTCCGTTACGCCGGCCACGATCTGGACACAGGCGAGTTAGAACCATCTCACTTTCTCAGGGACGTTGGCTTACCAATAAAGTCGAGACATCTCTCAAAGTCGTCTGTCAAGGGGTCGATGCCGTTATCTTGGACTCCTTGAACAACGCAGACATTTTCTGTGCCCCATTCTTCCAactccccttccctccacATTGAGGTTTCGCCCACGCTTAGGATCTGACCGATTCCCAGGGCCCTCAGAAGGTCGGGGTTGTTTGCATGACCAAGATTGCCAAGGTACATGTAATCGAGAACTCGACTGGGTAACGAGCCATCTAGACCGGGAAGCCATGGCGGCTCCTTGATCAAGGCCGTAATGTCACGGAGACTCTTTCCCGAGTGGAGAGGCGACTCGTGAAGTAGCCGTGCCTCGATGCACGTGAGAAGGGCTACATCGGTGGGGTAGGCGAAGAAGTTACGCTTCTTGCTGGTGTGTAGGTGCAACCAGGCGTCGGCAATGCCTTGACCAGTGCTGTAGCTGAAATAGGCGATTGCTAGCATGGTGGACTCAGTGTACCCATCGGCGCAGTGGATGAGGATCTTCCTGGGTCGCGGACACACGGGAGCTGGCTCGCCCTGATCGGTCATGTCGGTATCGCCGTCCACGTCGGTGCCGGACTTGTCCGTGGCCGGAAGCGTACCGTGGGCCAAGTGGTACATCCACTTGCAGGTTTCCAGGAtgccgtcggcttcggcttgTGACCATGTTGGCGGCAGGATGCTCCCAGACGAGGGGAAATCAATATAAGGTCGTTGGGTAGGCTCGACTCGAGACTCCGCCAGGGTGCGCAGGGCCGAAGGATTCAGCCGACCAACATCACTGCATTCTATCAGGACATCAAAGtggtcctcctcgccggatGTAGGGTCTGGTGTTGGGCCCAACCAGACGTTGTGGGATATTTCCGAAGCCTTGGTCATATTGTACATTTCCTTGCGCTCCTGCTGGAAAAAGTCGAGAACATTGCCAGTCAGTCGGCCCTGGGCGTCAATGGCAACGATTTCCTTGTAATCGTTCTCGAAGTCTTTGAATGGGGCGGCACACAAGAATGTATTGTACTCCGGGATGGTGTGGCCCTGTGTCTCGTGCCGTTGTCGCCAGCGAAGCTGTGCCGTGGCGATATCAAGACCGAGTTTGCGAACGGCAGCATCGTCTTCCCCATATACAACAATGTCCGAAAGCATGGCGGCTTTGGCAGCCTGGATCTGGAAGTTCCTCACACAGAAGCCATCGCGGGGGTCAACGTCGAGGAAATCGGGGGCGGCAGTCAGATGAATAAACTCTTGCGGGGCAATGGCACCCTTGAGACGGGCGACACTCAAGTCACCATCGGCTTTGACGAGCGTGACTCCTCGAACACATGTGGG
This genomic interval from Colletotrichum higginsianum IMI 349063 chromosome 9, whole genome shotgun sequence contains the following:
- a CDS encoding leucine carboxyl methyltransferase — its product is MSPKPPKMSSSAQKTRGTQALDDLIMALNSLEKKCRTLYIHTYLPSSLRRCAHTVKERLYYPDEPHYFRFFVKKFQRRAPLINRGYHLRLKVIDTLVRRFLQKPSPRKKVIVNLGCGSDVLPWQCEVRYPESCQGVTFVDVDYPDLIQKKRQIVLETPELQGLLETWEVSHDSPIVLKSQKYCQVGCDLRQLATLQTCLDTLFDVPNTEFLFVAEVSITYMDTKGADGVIGWASTLRHAEFCLLEQILPDGPDHPFAHTMLKHFNKLNTQLKSVHRYPTIASQKKRFESLGWPSTESWTLWETWSDDLFMTAAERRALDTVEAFDEWEEFALFASHYFVIVASTPHPEIKGRVSRSLGELDVQSCRTPMSTSGYEAGRGHRRFGAAMLVEAPDGQKFISHSFGQGPNGRPSSEDVYQISDQPVAPSSSREGPSSRVCHTLTDLGSIGVLLAGGRASPSTAFNDCWLFKKVFNTWERVQDLPCPVFRHSVTRLGSSSLALLAGGKTNHFQASAEYFLFDPTKGWVKCRTQSAPPSLYGATFVYTGSHGPRNFVGFLMGGNLEDGIINQTVYTWTLDLSDAEPSLSFAQQTSRDDQTPSILSRFGSIAVQSNGYVLLFGGVIKDLQLPSAYDILVLKTTAGGEVDVVTRVDGTDGSTIIRPFIVGSSVVPYGNGNLAIVGGGATCFSMGTCWTAGSYSFRFDDGRTVRQSDIALPLSQPETVKYLETVEVTTGDKEAVVQSLAPVEMRTIPRVQVETAEEFLKILEAGKPVVIEGSDIGPCKSIWSADYLVNNVGPERKVSVHESATEKMDFNAKNFRYVTKDFGDFVREAQEGKRLYLRALSKDEPSNLPTQLAADYPSLAKDFALPPQLGFVDQNAFSSVLRISGPVNMWLHYDVMANVYAQVVGSKRLILFPPSDVSHFAFAPGASSSSVDVFSSLDAGSLRGVHPHEAAVQPGDILFLPPLWLHTATPTSDMSVAVNIFFRNLEKGYSVGRDVYGNRDLAAYEKARQDIARIGSSFSKLPLDAREFYIRRLADELLQSTKSL
- a CDS encoding Dual specificity phosphatase; this translates as MATIALPRPIPPHRPTSTVGAVPSISLEPIGAAQVPVPNKHLPVCPPGPVPAEEPNTPPPSPPRDDEQIQQSSLLYPPSKFSKYESGSVAVYTICPADVAAAVDYISRQPLPDPNQVFPWFHGLHPHNHIQQAFFIARHRSLRKTPTCVRGVTLVKADGDLSVARLKGAIAPQEFIHLTAAPDFLDVDPRDGFCVRNFQIQAAKAAMLSDIVVYGEDDAAVRKLGLDIATAQLRWRQRHETQGHTIPEYNTFLCAAPFKDFENDYKEIVAIDAQGRLTGNVLDFFQQERKEMYNMTKASEISHNVWLGPTPDPTSGEEDHFDVLIECSDVGRLNPSALRTLAESRVEPTQRPYIDFPSSGSILPPTWSQAEADGILETCKWMYHLAHGTLPATDKSGTDVDGDTDMTDQGEPAPVCPRPRKILIHCADGYTESTMLAIAYFSYSTGQGIADAWLHLHTSKKRNFFAYPTDVALLTCIEARLLHESPLHSGKSLRDITALIKEPPWLPGLDGSLPSRVLDYMYLGNLGHANNPDLLRALGIGQILSVGETSMWREGELEEWGTENVCVVQGVQDNGIDPLTDDFERCLDFIDRGRRNGTATLVHCRVGVSRSATICIAEVMRSRGLSFPRAYCFVRARRLNVIIQPHLRFAYELLKWEELNQVQKNGSTGVKRELEWGEIAREIALMNRPYAR
- a CDS encoding Major facilitator superfamily transporter → MAEKVVKEPVPGVAEDKKTSLPNPTFEEKLDTWNGSRTNSYRFFVTLWSFIIMGMNDAAIGIEAYYNVTYTVVALLFLSPFVGYLMAALSNNLIHHKLGQRGVAVLGPVSRIIGYIPLALHPPYPALPVVLLFAGFGNGLEDSAWNAWVGNMQNANELLGILHGAYGLGATIGPLIASAMVARGQKLPWYTFYYVMIGVTVVDFFVAITAFWKATGKVHRETHQSSTGDERTTTRTVLKEPVTWLLAVFLLGYVGAEVSLGGWIVTFMLRVRHAEPFLAGVTVVLFWLGLTIGRVLLGFITGRIGEKRAIAIYLLVSIALELFYWLVPNFVASVIFVALLGFFLGPLFPAAIVAATKLLPNDYHVSAIGFAAAFGGGGAAIFPFAIGAIAQKKGVQVLQPIILAILVFILLLWLCLPGGMRRGGLERARENKEGLGIDVKNVFRWIGRRPRKSP
- a CDS encoding Autophagy-like protein 18; amino-acid sequence: MANTALNFITFNQDHSCLAVGTSKGFRIYHTDPFSKIFSSDDGNIAIIEMLFSTSLVALILSPRHLIIQNTKRSSVICELTFPSAVLAVRLNRKRLAVVLESEIYLYDISNMSLLFTIPTSPNPGAICALSPSSENCYIAYPLPKPREDSGDKRPAHAPPLSTYVAPTSGEVLVFDTLTLKAVNVIEAHRSPLCCICLNSEGTLLATASETGTIIRVFSVPGGQKLYQFRRGTYPSTIYSMSFNLSSTLLCVSSTSDTVHIFRLGAPPPGNNSAAAASESPASPRQDRWSRSRSYDSANESPVGSAAGSPRSDLAEPAGPSNGGGGGGTQQINRRQSGSFSSMLRRSSQIMGRSVAGVVGSYLPQTVTEMWEPLRDFAYIKIPKPSNSPTGPVRTGSGNMSGAQLPSGPLRSVVAMSSSSPQVMVVTSDGGFYVYNIDMEHGGEGYLVKQFSVIDGDDKLDSSSYGT